A region from the Benincasa hispida cultivar B227 chromosome 8, ASM972705v1, whole genome shotgun sequence genome encodes:
- the LOC120083826 gene encoding protein MOTHER of FT and TFL1, translating into MAASVDPLVVGRVIGDVVDMFVPTATMSVYFNSKHVTNGCDIKPSMAVNPPRLLISGHPCDLYTLVMTDPDAPSPSEPHMREWVHWIVVDIPGGANLSQGKEIVPYSGPRPPIGIHRYILLLFKQKSPIGMIDQPASRANFNTRLFARHFNLDLPVAATYFNSQKEPATKKYALAA; encoded by the exons ATGGCTGCCTCTGTAGATCCTTTGGTGGTGGGGCGGGTGATCGGCGACGTTGTCGACATGTTTGTACCAACGGCTACGATGTCGGTCTACTTCAACTCCAAGCATGTCACTAATGGTTGTGATATTAAGCCTTCTATGGCTGTTAACCCTCCAAGGCTTCTCATTTCTGGTCATCCTTGCGATCTTTACACTCTG GTGATGACGGACCCGGATGCGCCGAGTCCTAGTGAACCCCATATGAGAGAATGGGTGCACTG GATAGTTGTAGACATTCCTGGTGGTGCAAATCTGAGCCAAG GAAAGGAGATTGTGCCGTACTCGGGCCCCCGACCACCGATCGGAATTCACCGCTACATCCTCCTGTTGTTCAAGCAAAAGAGCCCTATTGGAATGATCGATCAGCCCGCGAGCCGTGCCAATTTCAACACTCGCCTGTTTGCAAGGCATTTCAATCTGGACCTGCCAGTGGCTGCAACCTATTTCAATTCTCAGAAGGAGCCAGCTACCAAGAAGTATGCCCTTGCAGCCtga